The genomic stretch TTGGTCCCATTATACCTCATCAACACGCTTAATGCCAGAGGTCCCGAGTAAATGTTCGATCAGATGAGGCCCATGAAGGAGAGAAGCGCGTCGTTGTGCGCCTGTGCGTCGAAGCGGTCCTCGACAAGCGCCCTGCCGCTGGCTCCCATTGCCGCAACCTGCGACGGATCATTGATCAGGGTTTGCATGGCGTCGACCAGCCCCTGCTCGTCGCCAAACGGTACAAGCAAGCCATTTCTCCCGAATTCGACCGCTTCACGACACCCGGGGGAGTCCGCAGCAACGACCGCGCGGCCCATGGCCATGGCCCGGAGCACGGGCTGGGGAGCGGATTCACGGTGGCTCGGCCAGACAAAGACCGAGGAACGGGCGATCTCGGCCCGCTCGTCCTCTGTCGCGCCGACGATGTCCAGACCGCCCTCACGCCAGGAATTGACCTCGCTCTCAGGGATGGCGTCATCCTTGTCGGTCAGCAGACCGAGCAGGCGAAAGGAAATATCCGGGTACTGCTTTTTCAGACGCAATGCAGCGGCTGCGTATTCGCGCACGCCCATGGAAGCGCGCAGTTCGGAACGGCACAGGAAGGAAGGCGCTTCCGGCAGTGGTGCCACATCATACTCTTCCAGATCCACGCCCGTTCCGTTGATCACGGTGGTTTCGGCATGGTCGGGCAGCAGGTTCAATGTCCGGAACAGAGATTCATCCTCGTCCTTTTGAAAAATCACTCCGTCACAGGCTCGCAGGCCGGAGCGGTACATGCTTTTGGTCACGGCGAACCGAACGCTGCGCAGAAGCCCGCTGTCACGAAGGAAATCATAGCCCAGCCCAGTCACCATGCCGTAGACGCGCTTCTTATGAGCGACCCACGCCATCCGTGCCGAAAGAGCCCCGAAGACCACTGGTTTGAAGGAGTAGGAAAAGACCAGATCAGGATTGATGCGGTGCATGATCTGCTTGAAGTGCAGCAGCGAGCTGATGTCGGCAAAGGGATTGAACACACCCGGCGCAAGGGGAATG from Pseudodesulfovibrio profundus encodes the following:
- a CDS encoding glycosyltransferase family 4 protein; amino-acid sequence: MRIVVAGGYAPSLLSLRGPLLKRLVALGHEVHALAPLHTPDVGPQLEALGVEYSIIPLAPGVFNPFADISSLLHFKQIMHRINPDLVFSYSFKPVVFGALSARMAWVAHKKRVYGMVTGLGYDFLRDSGLLRSVRFAVTKSMYRSGLRACDGVIFQKDEDESLFRTLNLLPDHAETTVINGTGVDLEEYDVAPLPEAPSFLCRSELRASMGVREYAAAALRLKKQYPDISFRLLGLLTDKDDAIPESEVNSWREGGLDIVGATEDERAEIARSSVFVWPSHRESAPQPVLRAMAMGRAVVAADSPGCREAVEFGRNGLLVPFGDEQGLVDAMQTLINDPSQVAAMGASGRALVEDRFDAQAHNDALLSFMGLI